The following are encoded together in the Anaerostipes caccae L1-92 genome:
- a CDS encoding class I SAM-dependent methyltransferase translates to MKKLLNLLERRPDLFEQTNNNIWDDDHISKSMLAAHLNEHLDSATREISFVKTSAGWISENFCPEEYPLLLDLGCGPGIYTELFYDLGYDVTGIDLSDRSVAYAKNSAYQTKKEIKYVQGDYTKIHFGSQYNLITLIYCDFGVLSRDTRKKLLAKIYDSLFPEGIFLFDVFTPLKYKGVKETTDWDIRENGFWSEKLCLTLHSFYRYEEDQTFLNQYAVVTEDSFSLYNVWEHTFTLKEIKHDLLEAGFININVYGDIAGAPYGPDGQTMCISAQKIE, encoded by the coding sequence ATGAAAAAATTATTGAATCTCTTAGAAAGACGACCGGATCTGTTTGAACAGACCAACAACAATATTTGGGATGACGATCACATCTCCAAAAGTATGCTGGCAGCACACTTAAATGAGCATTTAGATTCAGCCACAAGAGAAATAAGCTTTGTGAAAACATCTGCCGGATGGATTTCAGAAAACTTTTGCCCAGAGGAGTATCCGTTATTATTAGACCTGGGATGCGGCCCTGGTATTTATACTGAATTATTTTACGACCTGGGATACGATGTTACCGGCATAGATTTGTCAGACAGATCTGTCGCTTATGCGAAAAATTCGGCTTACCAAACTAAAAAAGAAATTAAATACGTTCAAGGAGACTACACGAAGATTCATTTTGGTTCTCAGTACAATCTGATAACCCTCATATACTGCGATTTTGGTGTTCTGTCCCGCGATACAAGAAAGAAACTATTGGCAAAGATTTATGATTCTCTTTTTCCTGAGGGTATTTTCTTATTTGATGTTTTTACTCCTTTAAAATATAAAGGCGTGAAAGAAACTACGGACTGGGATATTCGTGAAAATGGTTTTTGGAGTGAAAAGCTATGTTTAACTCTTCATTCATTTTACCGCTATGAGGAGGATCAAACTTTTTTAAACCAGTATGCGGTTGTAACCGAGGATAGTTTTTCCCTGTATAATGTCTGGGAACATACATTTACACTAAAAGAGATCAAACATGATTTACTGGAAGCCGGTTTCATCAATATAAACGTTTATGGTGATATTGCCGGAGCTCCATATGGACCGGACGGACAGACAATGTGCATATCGGCTCAAAAGATAGAATAA